A single window of Martelella sp. NC20 DNA harbors:
- a CDS encoding NAD-dependent epimerase/dehydratase family protein, with protein MSGQDVLRTPLTVLVSGGSGFLGQALTDALAERGDQVVVLDLNPPPEEARLPGVSYIEGDITQPSAIEAVIADFGIDAILHLAALVIPACRANPVLGAQVNVIGHINILEAAVKAGIDRVVYASSLAARPRGALASPANLYGVFKHCCEEISKVYFLDHGLGSVGLRPNVVYGPGRTSGETAAITRAMQAAARGDAYELPFSGKMCFQHVDEVTEIFLRCLDKPANEPVISDLTTELGSMDDVADAIRAVVPGAAITVANNPRAVPETMDNGPLRAFLGAWPAVSLVEGTRRTIEAFRETVES; from the coding sequence ATGAGCGGGCAGGATGTGCTGCGCACGCCGCTGACGGTGCTGGTCAGCGGCGGTTCCGGGTTTCTGGGGCAGGCGTTGACCGACGCGCTTGCCGAACGCGGCGACCAGGTGGTCGTGTTGGATCTCAATCCGCCGCCTGAGGAAGCCCGTCTGCCGGGCGTCTCCTATATTGAGGGCGATATCACCCAGCCGAGCGCGATCGAGGCGGTGATCGCTGATTTCGGGATCGATGCCATCCTGCATCTGGCGGCTCTTGTTATTCCGGCCTGCCGGGCCAACCCGGTGCTTGGCGCGCAGGTCAATGTCATCGGCCACATCAATATTCTCGAGGCTGCGGTGAAGGCGGGCATAGACCGCGTCGTCTACGCCAGTTCGCTCGCCGCCCGGCCGCGCGGGGCGCTCGCCTCGCCGGCCAATCTCTATGGCGTTTTCAAGCATTGCTGCGAGGAGATATCGAAGGTCTATTTCCTCGATCACGGGCTTGGCTCGGTCGGGCTTCGGCCGAATGTGGTCTATGGTCCCGGCCGCACCAGCGGCGAGACCGCGGCAATCACGAGGGCCATGCAGGCGGCGGCCCGGGGCGACGCTTATGAATTGCCGTTTTCCGGCAAGATGTGTTTCCAGCATGTCGACGAGGTGACGGAGATCTTCCTGCGTTGTCTCGACAAGCCTGCAAACGAACCGGTGATCAGCGACTTGACGACCGAACTCGGTTCGATGGACGATGTGGCCGACGCGATCCGCGCGGTCGTGCCCGGCGCTGCCATCACCGTTGCGAACAATCCGCGCGCCGTGCCGGAGACCATGGACAACGGGCCGCTGCGCGCCTTCCTGGGCGCATGGCCTGCCGTCTCGCTTGTGGAGGGGACACGGCGGACGATCGAGGCGTTTCGCGAAACCGTCGAAAGCTGA
- a CDS encoding SDR family NAD(P)-dependent oxidoreductase, translating into MERVKGRTALVTGAADGLGAAIAARLAAEGARIGIIDRSPEAIDKAREMPAFRDAIFIAGDLTDGDDIARMMAEFAEKGMTFDILVNNAGGSLHTPKAFLEESDDDWERVMALNVTAAVRVSRLVLPGMVKGGFGRVINLGSKAGRYGSLFTGANYVAAKGAIQSMTLQMAQEFGPHGITCNAVCPGAILTPRVERLLSERMSPEERRKTVESIPVRRNGRVEDVAAAVAFFASDEAGFITGQLMDVNGGQGMAS; encoded by the coding sequence ATGGAACGCGTGAAGGGCAGAACCGCGCTGGTTACCGGCGCTGCGGACGGGCTCGGCGCCGCGATCGCCGCGAGGCTCGCCGCCGAGGGCGCGCGGATCGGCATCATCGACCGCAGCCCGGAGGCGATCGACAAGGCGCGCGAGATGCCGGCGTTCCGCGATGCCATCTTCATTGCCGGCGATCTGACCGACGGCGACGATATCGCCCGGATGATGGCGGAATTTGCGGAAAAGGGCATGACGTTCGATATTCTGGTCAACAATGCCGGCGGATCGCTGCACACGCCGAAGGCGTTTCTGGAGGAAAGCGATGACGACTGGGAGCGGGTCATGGCGCTCAATGTCACCGCCGCCGTGCGCGTCAGCCGCCTTGTTCTGCCGGGCATGGTCAAGGGTGGTTTCGGCCGGGTGATCAATCTCGGCTCCAAGGCGGGGCGCTACGGCAGCCTGTTCACCGGGGCCAATTATGTAGCCGCCAAGGGCGCGATCCAGTCGATGACGTTGCAGATGGCGCAGGAATTCGGTCCCCACGGCATCACCTGCAACGCCGTCTGCCCCGGCGCGATCCTGACGCCGCGGGTCGAAAGGCTGTTGAGCGAGCGGATGTCGCCGGAGGAACGGCGGAAGACGGTCGAGAGCATTCCCGTGCGCCGCAACGGCCGGGTCGAGGATGTCGCCGCCGCCGTCGCTTTCTTCGCTTCCGACGAGGCCGGTTTCATCACCGGCCAGTTGATGGACGTCAATGGCGGGCAGGGGATGGCATCATGA
- a CDS encoding Bug family tripartite tricarboxylate transporter substrate binding protein: MMKSTKGAAGRLVSVIAVAATFVTLTGAAEAQSNRPVTIVVPFAAGGGTDITTRAMQEGMATSLGVNVAVKNTAGAGGTIGVGEVARARADGTTLGMAPVGPLTTQPHLRKLPYDVDSFDYICLAYSAPTVIAVRQDSPFNNLEDLVKFAKENPEEVTFAVQAIGSIPHIAGLALEDASGIKMTYLPVDGDGPALKALLDGTADVFIPHVSFFTSNSEQLKSLALLAKEKLAEQPDLATAAEQGYDLDFPIWGGLVAPAGLEDADVTRLDTACKAAIDSAPFQAQMENLKQPSAYMNSADFGAFVHEKYETNRKLLEKAGLLAN, encoded by the coding sequence ATGATGAAATCAACCAAGGGGGCCGCGGGCCGCCTCGTATCGGTAATCGCAGTCGCTGCGACCTTTGTCACCCTGACAGGCGCCGCCGAGGCCCAGTCCAACCGTCCGGTCACCATCGTCGTGCCATTTGCAGCCGGCGGCGGCACCGACATCACCACCCGCGCCATGCAAGAGGGTATGGCCACGTCACTGGGCGTCAATGTCGCGGTCAAGAACACGGCAGGCGCCGGCGGCACCATCGGCGTCGGCGAGGTCGCCCGCGCCAGGGCGGATGGCACCACGCTCGGCATGGCGCCGGTGGGCCCGCTGACCACGCAGCCGCATCTGCGCAAGCTGCCCTATGACGTCGACAGTTTCGATTATATCTGCCTTGCCTATTCCGCACCGACGGTGATCGCGGTCAGGCAGGACTCGCCTTTCAACAACCTCGAAGACCTCGTCAAATTTGCCAAGGAGAACCCGGAAGAGGTGACGTTCGCGGTGCAGGCGATCGGCTCGATCCCGCATATCGCGGGCCTCGCTCTGGAAGACGCATCCGGCATCAAGATGACCTATCTGCCGGTTGACGGCGACGGCCCGGCGCTCAAGGCGCTGCTTGACGGCACCGCCGACGTGTTCATTCCGCATGTCTCGTTCTTCACCAGCAATTCCGAGCAGCTCAAGTCTCTGGCGCTGCTCGCCAAGGAAAAGCTGGCCGAACAGCCCGACCTGGCCACCGCGGCCGAGCAGGGCTACGACCTCGATTTCCCGATCTGGGGCGGCCTCGTCGCGCCGGCCGGGCTTGAGGATGCCGATGTGACCCGGCTCGACACAGCCTGCAAGGCGGCGATCGATTCCGCACCGTTCCAGGCGCAGATGGAAAACCTGAAACAGCCCTCCGCCTATATGAATTCGGCTGATTTCGGCGCTTTCGTGCACGAGAAGTACGAAACCAACCGCAAACTGCTCGAAAAGGCCGGTCTTCTGGCAAACTGA
- a CDS encoding tripartite tricarboxylate transporter TctB family protein: protein MTDREISDGKVSLAARVTEAAVIGALALVVLVFFIQTFEEISAFARASQGRGPFFFPRFVLGVMAVLLALLMFLLPGVRHRGTELPALRPSLRMLALMAATAGYCAAMPVIGFLASSIVFAIAVPAILGRRDILLLAAVAASYSLAVWFLFERVFLILLPGFSWPW from the coding sequence ATGACCGACCGGGAGATCAGCGACGGCAAGGTATCACTGGCAGCACGCGTGACGGAGGCGGCGGTCATCGGCGCGCTCGCGCTCGTCGTCCTTGTCTTCTTCATCCAGACCTTCGAGGAAATCAGCGCCTTTGCCAGGGCGAGCCAAGGCAGGGGGCCGTTCTTCTTTCCGCGTTTCGTTCTCGGCGTGATGGCGGTGCTGCTCGCGCTTCTCATGTTCCTGTTGCCGGGCGTGCGCCACCGGGGCACGGAACTGCCCGCCCTCCGGCCGTCGCTTCGCATGCTGGCCCTGATGGCGGCAACGGCGGGGTATTGCGCCGCGATGCCGGTGATCGGGTTTCTTGCCTCCAGCATTGTCTTCGCGATCGCCGTGCCCGCCATTCTGGGCCGGCGCGACATTCTCCTGCTCGCCGCTGTCGCTGCCAGCTATTCGCTCGCCGTCTGGTTCCTGTTCGAGCGGGTCTTCCTGATCCTGCTGCCGGGCTTTTCCTGGCCGTGGTAA
- a CDS encoding tripartite tricarboxylate transporter permease, with protein sequence MDLIVSAATQIATPLTLLAIIAGTLVGVIVGVLPGLGSVIGLTMVLPFTFSMPQIPAIALMLGVYCGSVYGGSITAIVLNTPGTPQSAATALEGFPMAQRGEADLAIGWVTTASTFGGLFSVLVFVLAGPSLAAFSLQFTPIEYFALGLFAMTCIAGVSSGNLLKGLTAGAFGVLLATVGNDPVTGDLRFTFDSFQLSAGIGLIPVIVGLFAFSEMFMRVLTIDRDGPPPEQMRVGFRMPPWSQWKSRLGMLLRGSIIGSFVGALPGTGAATAAFIAYSEARRASKRKDNFGHGEPDGLVACESANNAVTGSALVPTLSLGIPGDPVTAVMLGALVVQGIAPGPQLFANHLDLIYAIFFCLIIVNLAMFAIGALGASLFTRVLRIPEPILIGLILIIATVGAYGVNGNPFDVWVAFIAGVAGVVLRHFRFPVAPIVIGMVLQPTIEMSLRQGLILTHGNFWAFFERPIAALLFTITALTLCWPLLRKGLARLER encoded by the coding sequence ATGGATCTCATTGTCTCGGCCGCAACCCAGATCGCGACACCGCTCACGCTTCTTGCCATCATCGCCGGAACGCTGGTCGGCGTGATCGTCGGCGTCTTGCCGGGGCTCGGCTCGGTGATCGGGCTGACAATGGTGCTGCCCTTTACCTTCTCCATGCCGCAGATCCCGGCGATCGCGCTGATGCTCGGCGTCTATTGCGGCTCGGTCTATGGCGGCTCGATCACCGCGATCGTGCTCAACACGCCCGGCACGCCCCAATCCGCGGCAACCGCGCTCGAAGGCTTCCCGATGGCGCAGCGCGGCGAGGCCGATCTCGCGATCGGCTGGGTGACGACCGCCTCCACCTTCGGCGGGCTGTTCTCGGTGCTGGTGTTCGTGCTGGCGGGCCCCTCGCTTGCCGCCTTTTCCCTGCAATTCACGCCGATCGAATATTTCGCGCTCGGCCTGTTCGCGATGACCTGCATCGCCGGCGTTTCCTCCGGCAATCTATTGAAGGGACTGACCGCCGGCGCGTTCGGCGTGTTGCTTGCGACCGTCGGCAATGACCCGGTCACCGGCGATCTGCGCTTTACCTTCGACAGTTTCCAGCTTTCCGCCGGCATCGGCCTCATTCCCGTGATCGTCGGCCTGTTCGCGTTTTCCGAGATGTTCATGCGGGTTCTGACGATCGATCGCGACGGACCGCCGCCCGAACAGATGCGGGTCGGCTTCCGCATGCCGCCATGGTCTCAGTGGAAGAGCCGGCTCGGCATGCTGCTGCGCGGGTCCATAATCGGCTCCTTCGTCGGCGCGTTGCCGGGCACGGGCGCGGCGACCGCCGCCTTCATCGCATATTCGGAGGCCCGCCGTGCGTCCAAGCGCAAGGACAATTTCGGCCATGGCGAGCCCGACGGCCTGGTTGCCTGCGAAAGCGCCAACAATGCGGTCACGGGCTCGGCGCTGGTGCCGACGCTTTCGCTCGGCATTCCCGGAGACCCGGTGACCGCCGTGATGCTCGGCGCGCTGGTGGTCCAGGGGATTGCGCCGGGCCCCCAGCTTTTCGCCAATCATCTCGATCTGATCTATGCGATCTTCTTCTGCCTGATCATCGTCAATCTGGCGATGTTTGCGATCGGCGCGCTCGGCGCCTCGCTGTTTACCCGCGTGTTGCGTATTCCTGAACCGATCCTGATCGGGCTGATCCTGATCATCGCCACCGTCGGCGCCTATGGCGTCAATGGCAATCCGTTCGATGTCTGGGTCGCCTTTATCGCGGGCGTTGCCGGCGTGGTGCTGCGCCATTTCCGCTTTCCGGTGGCCCCGATCGTGATCGGCATGGTGCTGCAACCGACCATCGAAATGTCGCTGCGCCAGGGCCTGATCCTGACCCATGGCAATTTCTGGGCCTTTTTCGAACGGCCGATCGCCGCCCTCCTGTTCACCATCACCGCGCTCACGCTCTGCTGGCCGCTGCTGCGGAAAGGGCTTGCACGGCTTGAACGCTGA
- a CDS encoding ABC transporter substrate-binding protein encodes MKKFGFWTLGALTGALISSAAFAETITVYTSYEEDEAAAFLEKAKDALPDIDVNMLRLSTGDLAARIIAEKANPQHDVLWGFAITSMVNPQIEETLEAYEPKGIDTVPPQFRDPDNKWFAVTGYMAALCVNNERLKDKGLEMPTSWADLTDPAFADEIVMPNPASSGTGYIQIDSLLQMMGEDEGWSFLDKLDKNVAQYIKSGSRPCNVASMGEYTVGASYAMRAIKNIEEGYPITMVVPSEGAGNELEGNALIASSKHKDAAKLFLDWTLSPEAANAYYDWKTIVTVPGGDVPERFLSAGLPEDVPAALFPVDFRAAAEDRTEIVNTWQERYER; translated from the coding sequence ATGAAGAAATTTGGGTTTTGGACGCTTGGTGCGCTCACCGGCGCGCTGATCTCGAGCGCTGCCTTCGCCGAGACGATCACCGTTTATACCTCTTATGAAGAAGACGAAGCGGCAGCTTTCCTTGAAAAGGCCAAGGACGCTCTTCCCGATATCGACGTGAACATGCTGCGGCTTTCCACCGGCGATCTCGCGGCCCGCATCATCGCCGAAAAGGCCAATCCGCAGCATGATGTCCTGTGGGGTTTCGCCATCACCTCCATGGTGAACCCGCAGATCGAGGAAACGCTGGAAGCCTATGAGCCGAAGGGCATCGATACCGTTCCCCCGCAGTTCCGCGACCCCGACAACAAATGGTTTGCCGTCACCGGTTACATGGCGGCGCTTTGCGTCAACAATGAACGCCTCAAGGACAAGGGACTGGAAATGCCGACCTCGTGGGCGGACCTGACGGACCCTGCCTTCGCCGACGAGATCGTCATGCCCAATCCGGCAAGTTCGGGCACCGGCTATATCCAGATCGACTCGCTTCTCCAGATGATGGGCGAAGACGAGGGCTGGAGCTTCCTCGACAAGCTCGACAAGAATGTCGCGCAGTACATCAAGTCCGGTTCCAGGCCGTGCAATGTCGCCTCGATGGGCGAATACACCGTCGGCGCTTCCTATGCGATGCGCGCCATCAAGAATATCGAGGAAGGCTACCCGATCACGATGGTCGTGCCGTCCGAGGGCGCCGGCAACGAGCTCGAGGGCAACGCGCTCATCGCCTCCTCCAAGCACAAGGATGCAGCCAAGCTCTTCCTCGACTGGACGCTCAGCCCGGAAGCGGCCAATGCCTATTACGACTGGAAGACGATCGTGACCGTTCCGGGCGGCGATGTGCCCGAGCGCTTCCTCTCCGCAGGCCTGCCCGAGGACGTTCCGGCTGCCCTGTTCCCGGTCGACTTCCGCGCCGCGGCGGAAGACCGCACGGAGATCGTCAATACGTGGCAGGAGCGCTACGAGCGCTAA
- a CDS encoding ABC transporter ATP-binding protein → MDLSIRNLVKRFDRLTALDNVTLDVPHGNFVCFLGPSGCGKTTLLRVIAGLEEADEGTIQLGGEDLTTVPTRARNFGVVFQSYSLFPNMTAARNVGYGLECRRWDKAKIGSRVDEMLDLVHLADHRAKLPAQMSGGQQQRIALARALAPDPSLLLLDEPLSALDAKVREELRVEIRALQQRLNLTTIMVTHDQEEALAMADVIVVMNKGAIEQIGSPRELYADPKTTFVADFIGRMNILALDEHDRGNPSFGGVSLKVADIGKATDNARALGIRPEMISLTDAESLGDNILPATVSGVTYLGNITRIETVTDAQPDTPITIELHGASAVPGMGERLGIVIPAEALRVLS, encoded by the coding sequence ATGGACCTTTCGATCCGCAATCTTGTCAAGCGCTTCGACAGGCTGACAGCACTCGACAACGTCACGCTCGATGTGCCGCACGGAAACTTCGTCTGCTTTCTCGGCCCGTCGGGCTGCGGAAAGACCACGCTGTTGCGCGTCATCGCCGGGCTTGAGGAAGCCGATGAAGGCACCATTCAGCTCGGCGGCGAGGACCTGACGACGGTGCCCACGCGGGCGCGCAATTTCGGCGTCGTTTTCCAGTCCTATTCGCTGTTTCCCAACATGACGGCGGCGCGCAATGTCGGCTACGGGCTCGAATGCAGGCGCTGGGACAAGGCCAAGATCGGCAGCCGCGTCGATGAAATGCTCGATCTGGTTCACCTTGCCGATCATCGCGCCAAACTGCCGGCCCAGATGTCGGGCGGGCAGCAGCAGCGCATCGCGCTGGCCCGCGCGCTGGCGCCCGATCCGTCCCTGCTTCTGCTCGACGAGCCGCTGTCGGCCCTCGACGCCAAGGTCCGCGAGGAACTGCGCGTCGAGATCCGCGCCCTGCAGCAGCGTCTCAACCTGACCACGATCATGGTCACCCACGATCAGGAAGAGGCGCTGGCGATGGCGGATGTCATCGTCGTCATGAACAAGGGCGCGATCGAGCAGATCGGCTCCCCGCGCGAACTCTATGCCGACCCGAAGACGACCTTCGTTGCCGATTTCATCGGGCGCATGAACATATTGGCACTGGACGAGCATGACCGCGGAAACCCGAGTTTCGGCGGCGTCTCGCTCAAGGTCGCGGATATCGGGAAAGCCACGGATAACGCCAGGGCCCTCGGCATTCGTCCTGAAATGATCTCGCTGACCGATGCCGAAAGCCTCGGCGACAACATTCTGCCCGCAACCGTCAGCGGCGTCACCTATCTCGGCAATATCACCCGGATCGAGACCGTCACCGATGCACAGCCGGACACGCCGATCACCATTGAACTGCATGGGGCGAGCGCGGTTCCCGGGATGGGAGAACGCCTTGGCATCGTCATCCCGGCCGAGGCCCTGAGGGTGCTTTCATGA
- a CDS encoding ABC transporter permease subunit — protein MSDAARTANRPARGADIADRASIWAMTLFVAALLVIFLLLPLLGILMRSLETPDGLGLGNFISTFSAMRFWRLVGDSILVSLTSTLLVVVVAYGYAYALQRAIIPGKWLLRIVVLVPLFAPSLVQAQGLILLLGRNGILNRYLGFDLDIYGFWGVAIANALYAFPYAFLILSAALAVADARIYESAEALGAGPLRIFRDVTLPATRYGLAATLFIVFMLAITDFGNPMVIGGDFNVLATEVYNQVIGQAQFGLGAVIGVALLVPAMFAKLIEKRLTARQHALVTEQSRPLTVRPSARRDLLFSLYAYAVAGLVLCVVGIVVFASFVHLWPYNMSFTLRHYRFDVQNGTDPLWNSVFVAFATAIVGIVVTGLGAIVVHKFKTALTGPLSFLAILPAAVPGIVLGLGYILVFNSPANPLNFLYGTFALIIILEVYYNHAHAFLISSTSLKQIGATFDEASTTLGGSSMTTLRKVTLPLIWPTLLGVGVFYFMRSMVSLSAVIFLVTPSTQLASVSVLQLSDRGALNQAAAFSVCIMGIVVLCLIVVRTLMWLAGVRNVNLIR, from the coding sequence ATGAGCGACGCCGCACGGACCGCAAACCGCCCGGCGCGCGGCGCGGATATAGCCGACCGCGCCAGCATCTGGGCGATGACGCTGTTCGTCGCAGCCCTTCTCGTCATCTTCCTGCTGTTGCCGTTGCTGGGCATTCTGATGCGCAGCCTGGAGACCCCCGACGGTCTCGGCCTCGGCAATTTCATCTCCACCTTCTCGGCCATGCGTTTCTGGCGGCTTGTCGGCGACAGCATTCTGGTATCGCTGACTTCCACCCTGCTGGTGGTGGTCGTGGCCTATGGCTATGCCTACGCGCTTCAACGCGCGATCATTCCGGGAAAATGGCTGCTGCGGATCGTGGTTCTGGTGCCGCTGTTTGCGCCCTCGCTGGTTCAGGCGCAGGGCCTCATCCTGCTGCTGGGGCGCAACGGCATCCTCAACCGCTATCTCGGTTTCGATCTGGATATCTACGGCTTCTGGGGCGTGGCGATCGCCAACGCGCTCTATGCCTTTCCCTATGCCTTCCTGATCCTGTCGGCGGCACTCGCCGTGGCGGATGCGCGGATCTACGAAAGCGCGGAAGCGCTCGGCGCCGGGCCATTGCGCATTTTCCGCGACGTCACGCTGCCAGCGACCCGCTACGGGCTGGCCGCCACCCTGTTCATCGTGTTCATGCTGGCAATCACCGATTTCGGCAATCCGATGGTGATCGGCGGCGATTTCAACGTGCTGGCGACCGAGGTCTACAATCAGGTCATCGGCCAGGCCCAGTTCGGCCTCGGCGCGGTCATCGGCGTAGCCCTTCTGGTGCCCGCCATGTTTGCCAAGCTGATCGAAAAGCGGCTGACGGCCCGCCAGCACGCGCTTGTGACCGAGCAATCCCGGCCCCTGACGGTAAGACCCTCAGCGCGTCGCGACCTGTTGTTTTCGCTCTATGCCTATGCAGTCGCGGGCCTCGTTCTCTGCGTGGTCGGCATCGTCGTGTTCGCCAGCTTCGTGCATCTGTGGCCCTATAATATGAGCTTCACGCTGCGCCATTACCGGTTCGATGTCCAGAACGGCACGGATCCGCTCTGGAACAGCGTTTTTGTCGCTTTTGCAACCGCCATTGTCGGCATCGTCGTCACCGGCCTCGGCGCCATCGTCGTGCACAAGTTCAAGACCGCGCTCACGGGACCGCTCTCCTTTCTGGCAATCCTGCCGGCCGCGGTGCCCGGCATCGTGCTCGGGCTTGGCTACATTCTGGTCTTCAATTCCCCGGCCAATCCGCTCAATTTCCTTTACGGAACCTTTGCGCTGATCATCATTCTCGAGGTCTATTACAACCACGCCCACGCCTTCCTGATCTCATCGACCAGCCTGAAGCAGATCGGCGCGACATTCGATGAAGCATCGACGACGCTCGGCGGCTCCTCGATGACGACGTTGCGCAAGGTCACGCTGCCGCTGATATGGCCGACGCTGCTGGGCGTCGGCGTATTCTACTTCATGCGCTCGATGGTCTCGCTTTCGGCGGTGATCTTCCTGGTCACCCCGTCCACCCAGCTCGCTTCCGTCTCGGTTCTGCAATTGTCCGATCGCGGCGCGCTCAATCAGGCCGCAGCCTTCTCGGTCTGCATCATGGGGATCGTGGTGCTCTGCCTGATCGTCGTGCGTACGCTGATGTGGCTGGCCGGCGTCAGAAACGTCAATCTCATTCGATAA
- a CDS encoding HAD family hydrolase — MPSSPIKAILFDKDGTLLDYQRTWAPLNRAAADLAAVGDPALAAHFLRVGGMDPDSGQTSSNSLLAAGNTDEIARAWIEAGARFSVSELTAALDRLFTAAVSDAVPVTNLVNLFRDLHERGFRLGIASSDSQSAIEGLVERLSLAPWIDFIAGYDSGYGIKPEPGMLLAFCEAMGVAPSQTAVVGDNPHDMNMAISGGAGLRVGVLTGTGTRDVLQPLCDVCLPGIQMLATDIFKDIPASGP; from the coding sequence ATGCCTTCATCTCCCATCAAAGCCATCCTTTTCGACAAGGATGGCACCCTGCTCGATTACCAGCGCACCTGGGCGCCCCTCAACCGGGCGGCGGCAGATCTTGCCGCTGTCGGCGATCCGGCGCTTGCCGCGCATTTTCTGCGCGTGGGGGGAATGGACCCGGATAGCGGGCAGACATCGTCCAACAGCCTGCTGGCGGCCGGAAATACCGATGAAATCGCCAGAGCCTGGATCGAGGCCGGCGCGCGTTTCAGCGTCAGCGAACTGACCGCCGCGCTCGACAGGCTCTTTACCGCCGCCGTGTCGGACGCCGTGCCGGTGACCAATCTCGTCAACCTTTTTCGCGATCTGCATGAACGCGGCTTCAGGCTCGGCATCGCCAGCAGCGACAGCCAGTCGGCAATCGAGGGGCTGGTGGAGCGTCTGTCGCTTGCGCCATGGATCGATTTCATCGCCGGCTATGACAGCGGCTACGGCATCAAGCCGGAACCGGGCATGTTGCTGGCGTTCTGCGAGGCGATGGGGGTCGCGCCCTCGCAAACCGCCGTTGTCGGCGACAATCCGCATGACATGAACATGGCGATTTCGGGCGGGGCCGGCCTCAGGGTCGGCGTGCTGACGGGAACGGGAACGCGCGACGTGCTGCAGCCTCTCTGCGATGTCTGCCTTCCGGGAATCCAGATGCTCGCGACCGACATATTTAAAGATATACCGGCTTCCGGGCCATGA
- a CDS encoding DeoR/GlpR family DNA-binding transcription regulator translates to MENNGEERKKESRQSSILRLMEKNFYISVEEISEFFTVTTQTARRDILALEKAGRVRRLHGGAVLVGPLEETVYRRRRVDNSAEKQRIGELVAELVPDGASIFIDSGTTCEAIARALSRRNHLRVLTYSLRVATILNENTNFTLAVPGGFVRPIHGGIFQEETPEFIRNFKFDSAIISVSGIDNDGDLCDDDHAESVVATAAMAQSGRTVLAVDSSKFGKRAMVRLGSITDVNTLVTDTMPEGEIRRLLDENGVDIVC, encoded by the coding sequence GTGGAAAATAACGGCGAAGAAAGAAAGAAAGAGAGCCGTCAGTCATCGATATTGCGCCTGATGGAAAAGAACTTCTATATCTCCGTGGAAGAGATTTCCGAGTTCTTCACGGTCACCACGCAGACGGCGCGGCGCGATATCCTGGCGCTTGAAAAGGCCGGTCGCGTGCGCCGCCTTCACGGCGGCGCGGTTCTTGTCGGTCCTCTGGAGGAAACCGTCTACCGGCGGCGGCGCGTCGACAATTCCGCGGAAAAGCAGCGCATCGGCGAGCTGGTTGCCGAGCTGGTACCCGATGGCGCCTCGATCTTCATCGATTCCGGCACCACATGCGAGGCGATCGCCCGCGCGCTGTCGCGCCGCAATCATCTGAGGGTTCTGACCTACAGCCTGCGGGTCGCGACGATCCTGAACGAGAATACCAATTTCACGCTGGCCGTGCCCGGCGGTTTCGTCCGTCCCATCCATGGCGGCATCTTTCAGGAAGAGACGCCCGAATTCATCCGGAACTTCAAGTTCGACAGCGCGATTATTTCGGTGAGCGGCATCGACAATGACGGCGATCTTTGCGACGACGACCATGCAGAAAGCGTTGTCGCGACGGCGGCCATGGCGCAATCGGGCCGCACGGTTCTGGCCGTGGACAGCAGCAAATTCGGCAAGCGCGCCATGGTGCGGCTGGGCTCGATCACCGATGTGAACACCCTTGTCACCGACACGATGCCGGAAGGGGAAATCCGCCGTCTTCTGGATGAAAACGGCGTCGATATCGTTTGCTGA